In Desulfobulbus oralis, one DNA window encodes the following:
- a CDS encoding TusE/DsrC/DsvC family sulfur relay protein, which translates to MATLEHNGKTYEVDEDGFLIKGNEEWDENWVDYVKKVEGISEVTDEHQKVIDALQEYYKKNGIAPMVRILSKTTGFPLKRIYELFPSGPGKGACKMAGLPKPTGCV; encoded by the coding sequence ATGGCGACGCTTGAGCACAACGGCAAAACCTATGAAGTTGACGAAGATGGTTTCCTGATCAAGGGCAACGAAGAATGGGATGAGAACTGGGTTGACTACGTAAAGAAAGTGGAAGGCATCTCTGAGGTCACCGACGAGCATCAGAAGGTTATCGATGCCTTGCAGGAATACTACAAGAAGAACGGTATCGCTCCCATGGTCCGCATCCTGTCCAAAACGACCGGCTTCCCGCTGAAGCGCATCTATGAGCTGTTCCCGTCGGGCCCCGGCAAAGGAGCCTGCAAAATGGCCGGCCTGCCCAAACCGACTGGTTGCGTCTGA
- a CDS encoding GNAT family N-acetyltransferase, with protein sequence MELVHKPELSRYELSAGGATAVLEYESEGEVLVFTHTFVPEALRGQNIAGRLTRFALDDVRQAGKKVRPQCSYTQLFLRRHPEYAPLQAEGATPAPACALPRNR encoded by the coding sequence ATGGAGCTGGTGCACAAACCCGAACTTTCGCGCTACGAACTCTCTGCTGGCGGCGCGACCGCGGTGCTGGAATACGAGAGCGAAGGCGAAGTGCTGGTCTTCACCCATACCTTTGTGCCCGAGGCCCTGCGCGGCCAGAACATTGCCGGCAGGCTGACCCGTTTTGCCCTGGACGATGTGCGCCAGGCCGGCAAAAAGGTGCGGCCACAGTGCAGCTATACCCAGCTTTTTCTGCGCCGCCATCCGGAATACGCCCCGCTGCAGGCCGAAGGCGCGACCCCGGCCCCGGCCTGCGCTCTGCCCAGGAACCGATAG
- a CDS encoding SurA N-terminal domain-containing protein, with protein MLRSIRNHVRSPLLLAALLIIVVVFVFWGVGTNLGPGGGRVATVDGQEISAAAFNRTYNNLLESYRQQFGGQVPESQMNTAAIRQQAIRQLVQKALVQKGAGELGIVISDAEVQRAVAAIPAFRKDGRFDLAVYREVLAKNRLAETSFEDGLRADLLRDRVMAAITDFAEVSDQELEQWLSFAALELRVAWAAFAAEAFRDRVQADDKALAAWFKDRKEQYRPAPQYSLSYLFFPFAAGTEGTAASEEEIRAYYGEHAQDWRRPEERHLRHILFRFGEEDSEAVRAAKKDSANRVLDLVKAGGDFSELANTYTEDPAGKGKGGDLGFMPRGRLVPEFETVAFGLKSGETSGVVASPFGYHIIRVEEILPEKTPTLEEKRAEIGRLLARQKARAAAFKQASAAYEAVVGAGGLVKYGEGGAAIGHTGYIAQKNVPDNLALLRDPAFAKAAFALGKGELSSIVEGTEGYAIFSADDVKQVGVPPLEEIKAQVVADFTQAKSAELARKAADDALKALEKDGKWPQGVAVQTSDFLQRNTPAGELSPLVLQDVFSQIGKSRLPAEPVDAGDRLLVYQIVALRQGNLPEASQFRQGLQAQILQAKRNQMFNDWLNQVRQGSKIWVNPEMLK; from the coding sequence ATGCTACGCAGTATCCGCAATCACGTGCGTTCGCCCCTGCTTCTGGCGGCCCTTCTGATCATCGTGGTGGTTTTTGTCTTCTGGGGGGTGGGCACCAACCTTGGCCCTGGCGGCGGCAGGGTGGCCACGGTGGATGGTCAAGAAATCTCCGCCGCTGCCTTTAACCGCACCTATAACAATCTCCTGGAGAGCTACAGGCAGCAGTTCGGCGGGCAGGTGCCGGAAAGTCAGATGAACACCGCGGCCATCAGGCAGCAGGCCATCCGGCAACTGGTACAGAAGGCACTGGTGCAGAAAGGAGCCGGCGAGCTGGGCATCGTGATCAGCGACGCCGAGGTGCAAAGGGCGGTGGCCGCCATTCCGGCCTTCCGGAAGGATGGCCGTTTCGATTTGGCGGTCTACAGGGAGGTGCTGGCGAAAAACAGGCTGGCCGAAACCTCGTTTGAAGACGGGTTGCGGGCCGATCTGCTGCGTGACCGGGTCATGGCCGCCATTACCGATTTTGCGGAGGTTTCGGATCAGGAACTCGAACAGTGGCTGAGCTTTGCCGCTCTGGAGCTCAGGGTGGCCTGGGCCGCCTTCGCGGCGGAAGCCTTTCGCGACAGGGTGCAGGCAGATGACAAGGCGCTGGCCGCCTGGTTCAAGGACAGGAAGGAGCAGTACCGGCCCGCGCCGCAGTACAGCCTGAGCTATCTCTTCTTTCCCTTTGCCGCGGGCACGGAAGGGACGGCGGCCAGTGAAGAGGAAATTCGGGCCTACTACGGTGAGCACGCCCAGGACTGGCGTAGGCCGGAAGAGCGGCATCTGCGGCACATCCTGTTCCGTTTTGGCGAGGAGGATTCCGAGGCTGTGCGGGCAGCCAAAAAGGACAGCGCGAATCGGGTGCTCGATCTGGTGAAGGCGGGCGGCGATTTTTCTGAACTGGCCAATACCTACACGGAAGATCCAGCTGGCAAGGGCAAGGGCGGCGATCTGGGCTTCATGCCCCGCGGCCGGCTGGTGCCCGAGTTCGAGACCGTGGCCTTTGGGCTGAAAAGCGGGGAAACAAGCGGGGTGGTGGCCAGCCCCTTTGGCTATCACATCATCAGGGTTGAGGAAATTCTGCCGGAAAAGACGCCGACGCTTGAGGAAAAACGGGCAGAGATCGGGCGCCTGCTGGCCCGGCAAAAGGCCCGCGCTGCGGCCTTCAAACAGGCAAGCGCCGCCTATGAGGCGGTCGTGGGTGCCGGCGGTCTCGTAAAGTACGGCGAGGGCGGCGCAGCCATAGGGCATACCGGCTATATTGCCCAGAAGAATGTGCCGGACAATCTGGCTCTGCTGCGCGATCCGGCCTTTGCCAAGGCGGCCTTTGCGCTCGGCAAGGGAGAACTCAGCTCCATTGTCGAGGGCACGGAGGGCTATGCCATCTTCTCCGCCGATGATGTGAAGCAGGTGGGGGTGCCGCCTCTGGAGGAGATCAAAGCGCAGGTGGTGGCCGACTTCACTCAGGCCAAAAGCGCCGAACTGGCGCGCAAGGCGGCTGATGACGCCCTGAAGGCCCTCGAAAAGGATGGCAAATGGCCGCAGGGCGTAGCGGTGCAGACAAGCGATTTCCTCCAGCGCAACACACCGGCAGGCGAGCTGTCGCCGCTTGTGCTGCAGGACGTCTTCAGCCAGATCGGCAAAAGCCGGCTGCCTGCCGAACCTGTGGATGCAGGCGATCGGTTGCTGGTCTATCAGATCGTGGCCCTCCGCCAGGGGAACTTGCCTGAGGCCAGCCAGTTCCGTCAGGGTTTGCAGGCGCAGATTCTGCAGGCCAAACGCAACCAGATGTTCAACGACTGGCTGAATCAGGTGCGCCAGGGCAGCAAAATCTGGGTCAATCCCGAAATGCTCAAGTAA
- the recA gene encoding recombinase RecA produces MAERSDLQENRLKSVENAIAQIQRQYGRGAIMRLGTNERENIPVISTGVLSLDMALGVGGLPRGRVTEIYGPESSGKTTLALHVIAEAQRRGGNAAFIDAENALDTSYAERLGVDVDNLLISQPDYGEQALEITEILMRSGGVDVIVIDSVAALVPRAEIDGNVGEQHVGLQARLMSHAMRKFAGLINRTNTVLIFINQIRMKIGVLFGNPETTTGGNALKFYSSIRVDIRKTTQIKDGQEVIGSQTKAKVVKNKVAPPFKQAEFDIVYGEGISRTGDLLDLAVNNGMVDKSGAWYTYNDERIGQGRENAKKYLKEHPELMADLDRKLRLAFGMPVDNGQAGGGQTPAAAQPAAGSQNQADLPGIS; encoded by the coding sequence ATGGCGGAACGCAGCGACCTTCAGGAAAACCGGCTCAAGAGCGTGGAGAACGCCATTGCCCAGATTCAGCGGCAATACGGCAGGGGCGCCATCATGCGCCTGGGCACAAACGAGCGGGAAAATATCCCGGTGATTTCGACCGGCGTGCTCTCGCTGGACATGGCCCTCGGCGTGGGCGGCCTGCCGCGTGGCCGGGTCACGGAGATTTACGGTCCGGAGTCCTCCGGCAAGACCACCCTGGCCCTGCACGTCATTGCGGAGGCCCAGCGCCGGGGCGGCAACGCGGCCTTCATCGACGCGGAAAACGCGCTTGACACCAGCTATGCCGAGCGGCTCGGCGTGGATGTGGACAACCTCCTCATCTCCCAGCCGGATTACGGCGAGCAGGCCCTCGAGATTACAGAGATTCTGATGCGAAGCGGCGGCGTCGACGTCATTGTCATCGACTCCGTGGCAGCGCTCGTGCCCCGGGCGGAAATCGACGGCAATGTGGGCGAGCAGCACGTGGGTCTGCAGGCGCGGCTGATGTCCCACGCCATGCGCAAGTTCGCGGGCCTCATCAACCGCACGAATACGGTTTTGATCTTTATCAACCAGATCCGCATGAAAATCGGGGTGCTGTTCGGCAACCCGGAAACCACCACCGGCGGCAATGCCCTCAAATTCTACAGCTCCATCCGCGTCGACATCCGCAAAACCACGCAGATCAAGGACGGGCAGGAGGTCATTGGCAGCCAGACCAAGGCCAAGGTGGTGAAGAACAAGGTGGCACCGCCCTTCAAGCAGGCGGAGTTCGATATCGTCTACGGAGAGGGCATCTCCCGTACCGGCGATTTGCTGGATCTGGCGGTCAACAACGGCATGGTGGACAAGAGCGGCGCCTGGTACACCTACAACGACGAGCGCATCGGCCAGGGCCGGGAAAATGCCAAGAAATATCTGAAAGAGCACCCGGAGCTGATGGCCGATCTGGATCGCAAGCTGCGGCTGGCCTTCGGCATGCCGGTGGACAATGGCCAGGCAGGCGGCGGGCAGACGCCCGCAGCAGCCCAGCCGGCGGCAGGCTCGCAGAATCAGGCCGATCTGCCGGGGATCTCGTGA
- a CDS encoding CinA family nicotinamide mononucleotide deamidase-related protein, translating to MYKNVAGEIIAIGDELTCGRVANTTSRLAARKLFLLGYDFAVMQCIGDDPALIGRTLRGALEHADFVLVTGGLGSTDDDLTTAAAADALGLGTKSHPVLAMRLRERLAAEGRDFDLPLFSRFAVLPEGAEPLDMEGRMAGYLLEHRGKPIWFLPGVPSQMAVLLEDRVIPELQGRFPQPPLRQHLYHSCGLPELDINARLKALAGRPGLHLGYYPIGFNVDVSLTLRGGSAAANEALFQEADSLIRARLGAHIFGESDDSLPEVVGRLLERHGKRLVLAESCTGGLLASSLTAIPGSSRWFEGGAVVYSNRLKERVLGVPKDILDHFGAVSRECAAAMATGALARLGGDIAVAVTGIAGPTGGSAEKPVGTVYLALAAKNGSGPQVQLLHLHGARAEIQQQTMQRALDTVRRALISTA from the coding sequence ATGTACAAAAACGTTGCAGGAGAAATTATCGCCATCGGCGACGAACTGACCTGCGGCCGGGTCGCCAACACCACGAGCCGTCTCGCGGCCCGAAAGCTCTTCCTTCTGGGCTACGACTTCGCGGTCATGCAGTGCATCGGTGACGATCCGGCGCTGATCGGCAGAACCCTGCGCGGGGCGCTGGAGCATGCGGACTTTGTCCTGGTGACCGGCGGCCTGGGCTCCACGGACGACGACCTCACCACTGCGGCGGCAGCCGACGCCCTGGGACTCGGGACCAAAAGCCACCCGGTGCTGGCCATGCGTCTGCGGGAAAGGCTCGCCGCAGAGGGGCGGGACTTCGACCTGCCGCTCTTCTCCCGCTTCGCCGTGCTGCCGGAAGGCGCGGAGCCCCTGGACATGGAGGGACGTATGGCCGGCTACCTCTTGGAGCATCGGGGCAAGCCGATCTGGTTTTTGCCCGGCGTGCCCTCACAGATGGCGGTCCTCCTGGAAGACAGGGTGATCCCCGAACTGCAGGGCCGCTTTCCCCAGCCGCCGCTGCGCCAGCATCTCTACCACAGTTGCGGTCTGCCGGAGCTGGACATCAACGCGCGCCTGAAAGCCTTGGCAGGCCGGCCCGGGCTGCACCTGGGCTACTACCCCATCGGCTTTAACGTGGACGTGAGTCTGACCCTCAGGGGCGGGAGCGCCGCGGCCAACGAAGCCCTCTTTCAGGAGGCGGACAGCCTGATCCGGGCCAGACTGGGCGCCCATATCTTCGGCGAAAGCGACGACAGCCTGCCGGAAGTCGTGGGCCGGCTCCTGGAGCGGCACGGCAAAAGGCTGGTGCTGGCCGAATCCTGCACGGGCGGACTGCTGGCCTCGAGCCTCACCGCCATTCCCGGCAGCTCCAGGTGGTTCGAGGGCGGCGCGGTGGTCTATTCCAACCGCCTGAAGGAGCGGGTGCTGGGTGTGCCCAAAGATATTCTGGACCATTTCGGCGCGGTCAGCCGCGAATGTGCCGCTGCCATGGCCACGGGCGCGCTGGCCCGGCTTGGCGGCGACATCGCCGTTGCCGTCACAGGCATCGCCGGGCCCACAGGCGGCAGCGCGGAGAAGCCGGTCGGCACCGTGTATCTGGCCCTTGCCGCCAAAAACGGTTCCGGGCCACAGGTGCAGCTTCTGCACCTCCATGGCGCCCGGGCGGAAATTCAACAACAGACCATGCAGCGGGCGCTGGATACGGTGCGCCGCGCTCTCATCAGCACAGCATAA
- the mtaB gene encoding tRNA (N(6)-L-threonylcarbamoyladenosine(37)-C(2))-methylthiotransferase MtaB — MKIRVAITTLGCKVNQVESAALDNAFAAAGCALVDFREQADIYVVNSCAVTARAGQQSRQVLRNALRRNPEARVLITGCYAQIAADTLRAIDPRVLLIGNSHKEELVAVALGRAPAPALVPMAEKQGVFALPVRHFPGHSRAFLRIQDGCSNFCSYCIVPYTRGRSRSLPLQQVMQQAGLFAEAGYREIVVTGINVGRYGLDLAENETIVTVLARLCTAFPEIRFRLSSIEPPEIDAALLDMAADHPNCMPHFHIPLQSGDDRVLAAMRRRYRSADFAGRVQALRARLPLAAVGCDVLTGFPGETEAQAANTRALLQECAVSFLHVFPYSRRPGTPAASMPDQVPAGSKSERAGLLRKLDADLRRHFYAANLGRVLRILVERRRADGMLEGFSENYIPVRLAGPEALVGKIAAVRLLRVDAGGPFGILETGA, encoded by the coding sequence GTGAAGATCAGAGTGGCCATCACCACCTTGGGCTGCAAGGTGAATCAGGTGGAAAGCGCGGCGCTGGACAACGCCTTTGCGGCCGCAGGCTGTGCGCTGGTCGATTTCAGGGAGCAGGCGGATATCTATGTGGTCAACAGTTGCGCGGTCACGGCCCGGGCCGGGCAGCAGTCCCGGCAGGTGCTCAGAAACGCGCTGCGCCGGAACCCCGAAGCCAGGGTTCTGATCACGGGCTGTTATGCGCAGATTGCAGCCGATACCCTACGGGCCATTGACCCGCGGGTGCTGCTGATCGGCAACAGCCACAAGGAAGAACTCGTTGCCGTGGCGCTGGGCAGGGCGCCCGCGCCCGCGCTTGTGCCCATGGCCGAAAAACAGGGCGTCTTCGCCCTGCCGGTACGGCATTTTCCCGGCCACAGCCGTGCCTTTCTGCGCATTCAGGACGGCTGCAGCAATTTCTGCTCCTACTGCATCGTGCCCTACACCCGGGGCCGGAGCCGCAGTCTGCCGCTGCAGCAGGTGATGCAGCAGGCCGGGCTTTTCGCGGAAGCCGGCTATCGGGAAATCGTGGTCACGGGCATAAACGTGGGCCGCTACGGTCTGGACCTGGCGGAAAACGAAACCATTGTCACGGTGCTGGCCCGCCTCTGCACAGCCTTCCCGGAGATCCGCTTTCGTCTGAGCTCCATCGAGCCACCGGAAATCGACGCAGCGCTTCTGGACATGGCCGCAGATCATCCGAACTGCATGCCCCATTTTCACATTCCCCTGCAGAGCGGGGATGACCGGGTCCTGGCCGCCATGCGCCGCAGGTACCGGAGCGCGGATTTCGCCGGCAGGGTTCAGGCCCTGCGCGCCCGCCTCCCGCTGGCCGCCGTCGGCTGCGACGTGCTCACGGGCTTTCCCGGCGAGACGGAGGCCCAGGCGGCGAACACCCGTGCGCTTCTGCAGGAATGCGCTGTGAGCTTTCTCCACGTCTTCCCCTATTCCAGACGCCCCGGCACCCCGGCCGCCAGCATGCCAGACCAGGTGCCAGCCGGCAGCAAAAGCGAGCGCGCCGGATTGCTGCGCAAACTGGACGCCGATCTGCGCCGGCATTTCTATGCGGCCAATCTGGGCCGTGTGCTGCGGATTCTGGTGGAGCGCCGCCGTGCAGACGGCATGCTGGAGGGCTTCAGCGAGAACTATATCCCCGTCCGCCTGGCCGGGCCGGAGGCGCTCGTCGGGAAAATCGCTGCGGTGCGGCTTTTGCGGGTGGATGCAGGCGGCCCGTTCGGTATCCTGGAAACCGGGGCTTGA